One Equus asinus isolate D_3611 breed Donkey chromosome 19, EquAss-T2T_v2, whole genome shotgun sequence genomic region harbors:
- the LOC106832225 gene encoding olfactory receptor 6B2-like has translation MRGENVTKVSAFVLLGFPTAPRLQYALFLLFLLTCLFVLVENLAVIITVWSSAALHRPMYYFLSSMSFLEIWYVSDIIPKMLDGFLLQRKRISFIGCMAQLYFFSSLVCTECVLLASMAYDRYVAICHPLRYQVIMTTGLCVQLVVFSFVSGFSISMIKVYFISRTTFCGSNVLNQFFCDISPILKLACTDLSTAELVDFILAFIILVFPLTATMLSYGHIALAVLRIPSGIGRWRAFSTCASHLTVVTIFYTALLFMYVRPQAIDTRSSNKLISVLYTVLTPILNPLIYCLRNKEFKDALRRALRFGQAPL, from the coding sequence ATGAGGGGAGAGAATGTAACCAAGGTCAGCGCTTTCGTCCTGCTGGGCTTCCCCACGGCCCCCCGGCTGCAGTACgcgctcttcctcctcttcctgctcacCTGCCTCTTCGTCCTGGTGGAGAACCTGGCCGTCATCATCACCGTCTGGAGCAGCGCCGCCCTCCACAGGCCCATGTACTACTTTCTGAGCTCCATGTCCTTCCTGGAGATCTGGTATGTGTCTGACATCATCCCCAAGATGCTGGACGGTTTTCTCCTGCAGCGGAAACGCATCTCCTTCATTGGGTGCATGGCTCAGCTGTATTTCTTCAGCTCCCTGGTGTGCACCGAGTGTGTCCTCCTGGCCTCCATGGCCTACGACCGCTACGTGGCCATCTGCCACCCCCTGCGCTACCAAGTCATCATGACCACGGGGCTCTGCGTCCAGCTGGTGGTCTTCTCCTTTGTGAGCGGCTTCTCCATCTCCATGATCAAGGTCTACTTTATCTCCCGCACCACGTTCTGTGGCTCCAATGTCCTGAACCAGTTCTTCTGTGACATTTCCCCCATCCTCAAACTGGCCTGCACAGACTTATCGACCGCAGAGCTGGTCGACTTCATCCTGGCCTTCATCATCCTGGTGTTCCCGCTCACGGCCACCATGCTGTCCTACGGACACATCGCCCTGGCTGTCCTGCGCATCCCCTCGGGCATCGGCCGTTGGagagccttctccacctgtgcctcccacctcacCGTGGTCACCATCTTCTATACAGCCTTGCTTTTCATGTATGTCCGGCCCCAGGCCATTGACACACGGAGCTCCAACAAGCTCATCTCTGTTTTGTACACTGTCCTCACCCCTATCTTGAACCCTTTGATCTATTGTCTGAGGAACAAAGAATTTAAGGATGCCTTGAGAAGGGCTCTGCGCTTTGGTCAGGCTCCACTGTAG
- the LOC106832172 gene encoding olfactory receptor 6B2, producing the protein MRGENVTKVSAFVLLGFPTAPRLQYALFLLFLLTCLFVLVENLAVIITVWSSAALHRPMYYFLSSMSFLEIWYVSDIIPKMLDGFLLQRKRISFIGCMAQLYFFSSLVCTECVLLASMAYDRYVAICHPLRYQVIMTTGLCVQLVVFSFVSGFSISMIKVYFISSATFCGSNVLNQFFCDISPILKLACTDFSTAELVDFILAFIILVFPLMATMLSYGHIALAVLRIPSGISRWRAFSTCASHLTVVTIFYMAMIFMYVRPQAIDTRSSNKLISAVYTVLTPIINPLIYCLRNKEFKDALRRALRFGQPSQ; encoded by the coding sequence ATGAGGGGAGAGAATGTAACCAAGGTCAGCGCTTTCGTCCTGCTGGGCTTCCCCACGGCCCCCCGGCTGCAGTACgcgctcttcctcctcttcctgctcacCTGCCTCTTCGTCCTGGTGGAGAACCTGGCCGTCATCATCACCGTCTGGAGCAGCGCCGCCCTCCACAGGCCCATGTACTACTTTCTGAGCTCCATGTCCTTCCTGGAGATCTGGTATGTGTCTGACATCATCCCCAAGATGCTGGACGGTTTTCTCCTGCAGCGGAAACGCATCTCCTTCATTGGGTGCATGGCTCAGCTGTATTTCTTCAGCTCCCTGGTGTGCACCGAGTGTGTCCTCCTGGCCTCCATGGCCTACGACCGCTACGTGGCCATCTGCCACCCCCTGCGCTACCAAGTCATCATGACCACGGGGCTCTGCGTCCAGCTGGTGGTCTTCTCCTTTGTGAGCGGCTTCTCCATCTCCATGATCAAGGTCTACTTTATCTCCAGCGCCACGTTCTGTGGCTCCAATGTCCTGAACCAGTTCTTCTGTGACATTTCTCCCATCCTCAAACTGGCCTGCACAGACTTCTCGACCGCAGAGCTGGTCGACTTCATCCTGGCCTTCATCATCCTGGTGTTCCCGCTCATGGCCACCATGCTGTCCTACGGACACATCGCCCTGGCTGTCCTGCGCATCCCCTCGGGCATCAGCCGTTGGagagccttctccacctgtgcctcccacctcacCGTGGTCACCATCTTTTACATGGCCATGATCTTCATGTATGTCCGGCCCCAGGCCATTGACACACGGAGCTCCAACAAGCTCATCTCTGCTGTTTACACAGTCCTCACTCCAATAATCAACCCTTTGATCTATTGTCTGAGGAACAAAGAATTTAAGGATGCCTTGAGAAGGGCTCTGCGCTTTGGTCAACCTTCACAGTAA